A single region of the Anguilla rostrata isolate EN2019 chromosome 11, ASM1855537v3, whole genome shotgun sequence genome encodes:
- the casp9 gene encoding caspase-9, translating into MDARHRKILQSNRLNLVRELDPSQLYDGLLSRGVFTQDIIDEIQIARTRRDQARELVRNLEMRGSRAFPAFLECLQETGQEHVVHFLLNGDAPRPPVPTPLRPTLLPVPLDKTKNGNKPDKRDSTPQQNQQETMHSTTVDPLPSPYPENILSPRPMGRPRSDSIQNYKMDASPCGLCLIVNNVDFEPESELSSRKGSDVDCDRLEKRFKSLNFVVTVKRNLKQKQIKQELSSLSKKDHSKYDCCVVIILSHGTEASHSRFPGAVHGVDGPSVPVQNITSYLNGQHCPSLQGKPKLFFIQACGGVEKDTGFEVSPDEFQPSAGGVDDQTDALPMSSSSDSLSFSDEVDARTSLPTPSDILVSYSTFPGYVSWRDTQTGSWYVETLVRVLEESAAMNDLATMLMMVNNEVSQISAKGLYKQMPGSFNFLRKLFYFQTPPQ; encoded by the exons ATGGACGCCAGGCACAGGAAAATTCTTCAGAGCAATCGACTGAATCTCGTCCGGGAGCTGGACCCGTCCCAGCTATACGATGGACTGCTGTCGAGAGGGGTTTTTACCCAGGACATCATAGATGAAATACAG ATTGCCAGAACCCGTCGGGACCAGGCCAGGGAGCTCGTGAGGAACCTGGAGATGCGCGGGAGCCGGGCCTTCCCAGCATTCCTGGAGTGTCTCCAGGAGACCGGTCAGGAACACGTGGTGCACTTCCTACTGAATGGGGACGCGCCCAGGCCGCCTGTGCCCACGCCCCTGCGGCCTACTCTCCTGCCTGTGCCCCTTG ATAAAACCAAGAATGGTAACAAACCTGATAAACGTGACTCCACCCCTCAACAAAATCAACAAGAGACTATGCATTCCACAACAGTAGATCCTCTTCCTTCACCAT ATCCAGAAAACATATTATCCCCTAGGCCAATGGGAAGACCTAGAAGTGACAGTATCCAG AACTACAAGATGGATGCCAGCCCATGTGGGCTCTGCCTGATCGTAAACAATGTGGATTTTGAACCCGAGTCTGAACTGAGTAGTCGTAAGGGGTCAGACGTAGATTGTGACCGGCTGGAGAAACGATTCAAGTCCCTCAACTTTGTCGTCACTGTCAAGAGGAACCTCAAACAAAAG CAAATAAAGCAAGAACTGTCAAGCCTCTCAAAGAAGGATCACTCAAAATATGACTGCTGTGTGGTCATCATCCTGTCACATGGCACTGAG GCCAGTCACAGTCGTTTCCCTGGTGCCGTGCATGGAGTGGACGGGCCTTCGGTCCCCGTCCAGAACATCACCAGCTACCTGAACGGCCAGCATTGCCCCTCCCTGCAGGGCAAGCCCAAGCTCTTCTTCATCCAGGCCTGTGGTGGCG TTGAGAAGGACACCGGGTTCGAGGTCTCTCCCGATGAGTTCCAGCCCTCGGCGGGGGGTGTGGATGACCAGACCGACGCCCTTCCAATGTCCTCCAGCAGCGACTCTCTCAGCTTCTCGGACGAGGTGGACGCCCGGACCTCACTGCCTACGCCCAGTGACATCCTGGTGTCCTACTCCACCttcccag GCTATGTGTCTTGGCGAGACACGCAGACCGGCTCCTGGTACGTGGAAACCCTGGTTCGCGTCCTGGAGGAAAGTGCAGCGATGAACGACCTGGCCACCATGCTGATGATG GTCAACAACGAGGTCTCCCAAATTTCCGCCAAAGGCCTCTACAAACAGATGCCCGGGTCCTTCAACTTCCTACGCAAGCTTTTTTACTTCCAGACTCCTCCCCAGTGA